A genomic segment from Phalacrocorax aristotelis chromosome 16, bGulAri2.1, whole genome shotgun sequence encodes:
- the TRIM65 gene encoding E3 ubiquitin-protein ligase TRIM65 — MIPGAGRMASPVSQKLEEKLVCSICLELFRVPVTLPCGHNFCKHCISNYWHKQEQVPAGAKKSYTCPVCCRVFEQQPELKKNVNLCSVVELARDGEAQVSAAERCEAAHGELCPQHGRPLELYCEDERQCICCVCTVRQCQQHRRVLLEEERSKKEALLKESLEKAQEESERIERAMQELEDQMNSIKDSSEGLKSVIQSKFTLLSKALEDCQWQAVARIEQEQAAALGHVEEDWNLLKDRLDVLGQHIKRAQHLLACPDHRTFLQEFPLLPSPESPEVLPHMEFDMASVVKPITEILTNISRLLLGDLPDSVAPKAPSPIGQGPVHPQRPGVRVVAPLPECQLRAELLKDHRNLTFDPETANKYLELSNSNQKAKHGPRALCGRQEQGPRFELWQVLCTQGYDHGHHYWEVKISSHSVILGVTYRGLPRQRQQGHKFNIGLDGGSWGLQVREDCYLAWHKGQADKIQEQLYKNLGVSLDYGKGVLSFYGLGEQVQLIHSFHNVFTEPLYPVFWLCEGRAVTLCQRD; from the exons ATGATCCCCGGCGCAGGCAGGATGGCATCGCCCGTCTCGCAGAAGCTGGAGGAGAAGCTCGTGTGCTCCATCTGCCTGGAGCTGTTCAGGGTGCCCGTGACCTTGCCCTGCGGGCACAACTTCTGCAAGCACTGCATCAGCAACTACTGGCACAAGCAAGAGCAGGTGCCCGCCGGGGCCAAGAAGAGCTACACGTGCCCCGTGTGCTGCAGGGTCTTCGAGCAGCAGCCGGAGCTGAAGAAGAACGTCAACCTGTGCAGCGTGGTGGAGCTGGCGCGGGATGGCGAGGCGCAAGTCTCGGCCGCGGAGAGGTGCGAGGCGGCCCACGGCGAGCTGTGCCCGCAGCACGGGCGCCCGCTGGAGCTGTACTGCGAGGACGAGCGGCAGTGCATCTGCTGCGTCTGCACCGTCCGGCAGTGCCAGCAGCACCGGCGGGTGCTCTTGGAGGAGGAACGCTCTAAAAAGGAG GCCCTTTTGAAGGAGTCCCTGGAAAAAGCCCAGGAGGAGTCGGAGAGGATCGAGCGGGCgatgcaggagctggaggaccAAATGAACAGCATCAAG GACTCCTCCGAGGGGCTCAAATCGGTGATTCAGAGCAAATTCACCCTCCTGAGCAAAGCCCTGGAGGACTGCCAGTGGCAGGCAGTGGCCAGGATCGAGCAAGAGCAGGCGGCAGCACTGGGGCATGTGGAAGAGGACTGGAATCTCCTGAAGGACCGCCTGGACGTCCTCGGCCAGCACATCAAGAGGGCTCAGCACCTGCTGGCCTGCCCTGACCACAGGACCTTCCTCCAG GAGTTCCCCCTCCTCCCGTCTCCGGAGAGCCCAGAAGTGCTGCCCCACATGGAGTTTGACATGGCCAGTGTGGTTAAGCCCATCACTGAGATCCTCACCAATATCTCCAGACTCCTGCTGGGGGACCTGCCCGACTCTGTGGCCCCCAAAGCCCCCAGCCCCATTGGCCAAG GCCCGGTGCATCCCCAGAGGCCAGGAGTGAGGGTGGTGGCCCCTCTCCCCGAGTGCCAGCTCCGAGCTGAGCTTCTGAAGG ACCACCGCAACCTGACCTTCGATCCCGAGACGGCCAACAAGTACCTGGAGCTGTCAAACAGTAACCAGAAAGCCAAGCACGGCCCCAGAGCCCTCTGCGGGCGGCAGGAGCAAGGGCCACGCTTCGAGCTCTGGCAGGTGCTGTGCACGCAGGGCTACGACCACGGCCACCACTACTGGGAGGTGAAGATCTCCAGCCACTCCGTCATCCTGGGGGTGACCTACCGCGGCCTCCCCCGGCAGCGGCAGCAGGGCCACAAGTTCAACATCGGGCTGGACGGGGGCTCGTGGGGGCTGCAGGTGCGGGAGGACTGTTACCTGGCCTGGCACAAGGGCCAGGCAGATAAAATCCAGGAGCAGCTCTATAAAAACCTGGGGGTCAGCCTGGATTATGGCAAGGGGGTCCTCTCCTTCTACGGCCTCGGGGAGCAGGTGCAGCTCATCCACTCCTTCCACAATGTCTTCACCGAGCCCCTCTACCCCGTCTTTTGGCTGTGCGAGGGGCGAGCAGTGACGCTGTGCCAGAGGGACTGA
- the MRPL38 gene encoding large ribosomal subunit protein mL38: MAAPLLRAALCGARGGRAFGTAAVLCKRAAPLGPMPNEDIDVSKLEVLEKYRNFSRYFKLAEKESRKPRWWRTYRQYTSPPPEPKTDISLPRVKLLRAKETKEKKKILRENRQNAEMERAARLRTVLIPLDEVRAEWEKTSGPFHKQRVAEHCGIFRDLFKGATFTPWVTLRVEYSQEDEHLVPVYYGNMVTPSEASSPPAVSYEADKGSLWTLLLTNPDGHLRDTDSEYLHWLVTNIPGNDIKSGKEICHYLPPFPAMGTGYHRFVFLLFKQDCPIDFSEDVRPMPCHSLKMRTFSTFDFYRKHEDAMTPAGLAFFQCQWDSSVTWVFHQLLNMREPVFEFVRPPVYHPPQLKFPRHQPLRYLDRYRDSKEPTYGIY; encoded by the exons ATGGCGGCGCCCTTGCTGAGAGCGGCGCTGTGCGGCGCTCGGGGCGGGCGGGCGTTCGGCACGGCCG CCGTGCTCTGCAAGCGGGCGGCCCCGCTGGGGCCGATGCCCAACGAGGATATTGACGTCAGCAAGTTGGAAGTGCTGGAAAAATACCGCAATTTTTCTCGTTACTTCAAACTGGCGGAGAAGGAGAGCAGGAAGCCGCGCTGGTGGAGGACGTACCGGCAGTACACCAGCCCTCCACCAG AACCAAAGACTGACATCAGCCTACCGCGTGTTAAGCTGTTGCGGGCAAAggaaaccaaggaaaaaaaaaagatcctgaGGGAGAACCGCCAGAATGCCGAGATGGAAAGAGCAGCACGGCTCCGGACTG TGCTGATCCCCCTGGACGAAGTCAGAGCTGAGTGGGAGAAGACCAGTGGCCCGTTCCACAAGCAGCGTGTGGCAGAGCACTGCGGGATATTTCGTGACTTGTTCAAGGGGGCCACATTCACCCCCTGGGTTACCTTGAGGGTGGAGTACAGCCAGGAAGATGAGCACCTCGTGCCGGTCTACTATGGGAACATGGTGACTCCGTCAGAG GCTTCCAGTCCCCCTGCAGTGTCATATGAGGCAGATAAAGGCTCCCTCTGGACTTTGTTGCTCACAAATCCAG ACGGACATTTAAGAGACACGGACTCGGAGTACCTCCACTGGCTGGT GACGAACATCCCAGGCAACGACATCAAGTCGGGTAAGGAGATCTGTCATTACTTGCCCCCCTTCCCTGCCATGGGTACTGGCTACCATCGCTtcgtcttcctcctcttcaagCAAGACTGCCCCATAGATTTCAGTGAGGACGTCCGGCCGATGCCATG CCACAGCCTCAAGATGCGAACCTTTAGCACGTTCGACTTCTACAGAAAGCATGAGGACGCAATGACCCCGGCAGGGCTGGCGTTTTTCCAGTGCCAGTGGGACAGCTCCGTTACTTGGGTCTTCCATCAGCTTCTCA ATATGAGAGAGCCTGTGTTTGAATTCGTGCGGCCACCCGTTTACCATCCTCCACAGTTAAAGTTCCCGCGCCACCAGCCTCTGAGGTACCTGGACAGATACCGAGACTCCAAAGAGCCCACCTACGGCATTTACTAG